In Pelecanus crispus isolate bPelCri1 chromosome 16, bPelCri1.pri, whole genome shotgun sequence, the following proteins share a genomic window:
- the LOC104037597 gene encoding RH-like protein: MPSNYRNFRNSVPWLILVLEAVFIVLFYFLFPGDVAVSSVSYSAFKDVNRMLIFGFGFFLTFLKRYGFSSTGLNLLISLLGVQCSALIEGLLAFLQQRENEGHLERIAKAAVSTTAVVISTGAVLGKANPVQLILMAVVEIIVFDLSRWITKTFLQIPDNISMMHVHLFGAYFGLAVSSRFSEPSPKSEKNASTPKSDLLSMLGTLFLWVFWPSFNSVQAGNDKNKAICNTYFALAVSAVMAFTLSVLTTKDGKFRMTDIHSAVLAGGVTVGHAACSINYPWIAMILGLLASVIAILGSYCSQRCLNPALKIHDTSGIHFTFGLPGVLGALAHIVLLIIKNWTDFPRVGYLVLVHLGAFCLTISVALVIGFITGLILNLKLFKTVPGSKYFDDQFYWEFPHLAVGF, encoded by the exons ATGCCTTCTAATTACCGCAACTTCCGAAACAGTGTGCCATGGCTAATCCTTGTCCTGGAAGCTGTTTTTATCGTCCTCTTTTACTTTTTGTTCCCAGGTGATGTGGCCGTATCAAGCGTCTCCTACTCAG CTTTTAAAGATGTCAACCGCATGCTGATTTTTGGATTTGGCTTTTTCCTGACGTTTCTGAAAAGATATGGGTTTAGCAGCACTGGATTAAACCTCCTGATCAGTCTACTTGGTGTCCAATGCTCCGCGCTGATAGAAGGTTTATTAGCTTTCcttcagcaaagggaaaacGAAGGTCATCTGGAAAG AATAGCAAAGGCAGCTGTGAGTACAACTGCTGTGGTCATCTCCACTGGAGCTGTTCTTGGGAAGGCTAATCCTGTGCAATTAATTCTGATGGCAGTTGTGGAGATAATAGTTTTCGATCTGAGCAGATGGATCACCAAAACATTCCTGCAG ATTCCAGACAATATCAGCATGATGCATGTTCACCTGTTTGGAGCCTACTTTGGTCTGGCAGTCTCCTCACGTTTCTCTGAGCCGTCACCAAAGTCTGAGAAGAATGCAAGTACCCCGAAGTCAGATTTATTGTCCATGTTGG GTACTCTCTTTCTCTGGGTATTCTGGCCAAGCTTCAATTCTGTACAAGCTGGGAATGACAAGAACAAAGCAATCTGCAACACCTACTTTGCCCTTGCAGTGAGTGCTGTAATGGCCTTCACATTGTCTGTTCTGACCACAAAGGATGGAAAATTCAGAATG actGATATCCACAGTGCGGTGCTAGCTGGTGGGGTCACTGTTGGTCATGCAGCATGCAGTATCAACTATCCTTGGATTGCAATGATTTTGGGTCTGCTTGCCAGTGTGATAGCCATATTAGGATCTTACTGTTCACAG agATGCTTGAATCCTGCTCTCAAGATTCATGACACCTCTGGAATTCATTTCACTTTTGGCTTGCCTGGTGTGCTTGGAGCTCTTGCCCACATTGTTctcttaataataaaaaactggACTGACTTCCCAAG agtgGGTTATTTGGTCCTGGTTCACTTGGGTGCCTTCTGCCTGACCATCAGTGTTGCCTTGGTAATAGGTTTTATTACAG GTTTAATCTTAAACCTCAAACTGTTTAAGACCGTCCCTGGATCAAAGTACTTTGACGACCAGTTCTATTGGGAG TTTCCCCATTTGGCTGTTGGATTTTGA
- the TMEM50A gene encoding transmembrane protein 50A isoform X1: MSGFLESLRCSECVDWGEKRNTIASVAAGVLFFTGWWIIIDAAVKYPKVEDFNHSYHACGVIATIAFLMINAVSNGQVRGDSYSEGCLGQTGARIWLFIGFMMAFGSLIASMWILFGGYVVKEKPIVYPGIAVFFQNAFIFFGGLVFKFGRTEDLWQ, encoded by the exons ATGTCAGGCTTTCTTGAGAGCTTGAGGTGCTCGGAGTGCGTTGACTGGGGCGAGAAACGAAACACGATCGCTTCTGTTGCGGCGGGGGTGCTG TTTTTTACAGGTTGGTGGATCATCATAGATGCAGCTGTAAAATACCCTAAAGTGGAAGATTTCAACCATTCATACCATGCTTGTGGGGTTATAGCCACTATTGCGTTCCTAAT GATCAATGCGGTGTCTAACGGACAAGTGCGGGGCGACAGTTACAGTGAAGGCTGTCTGGGACAAACAG GTGCTCGGATCTGGCTGTTCATCGGTTTTATGATGGCTTTTGGATCTCTGATTGCTTCCATGTGGATCCTTTTTGGAGGCTACGTTGTTAAAG AAAAACCAATAGTATACCCCGGAATAGCTGTGTTTTTCCAGAATGCGTTCATCTTTTTTGG AGGACTGGTCTTCAAATTTGGTCGCACGGAAGATTTGTGGCAATGA
- the TMEM50A gene encoding transmembrane protein 50A isoform X2, whose amino-acid sequence MSGFLESLRCSECVDWGEKRNTIASVAAGVLFFTGWWIIIDAAVKYPKVEDFNHSYHACGVIATIAFLMINAVSNGQVRGDSYSEGCLGQTGARIWLFIGFMMAFGSLIASMWILFGGYVVKGVPNRMCSPM is encoded by the exons ATGTCAGGCTTTCTTGAGAGCTTGAGGTGCTCGGAGTGCGTTGACTGGGGCGAGAAACGAAACACGATCGCTTCTGTTGCGGCGGGGGTGCTG TTTTTTACAGGTTGGTGGATCATCATAGATGCAGCTGTAAAATACCCTAAAGTGGAAGATTTCAACCATTCATACCATGCTTGTGGGGTTATAGCCACTATTGCGTTCCTAAT GATCAATGCGGTGTCTAACGGACAAGTGCGGGGCGACAGTTACAGTGAAGGCTGTCTGGGACAAACAG GTGCTCGGATCTGGCTGTTCATCGGTTTTATGATGGCTTTTGGATCTCTGATTGCTTCCATGTGGATCCTTTTTGGAGGCTACGTTGTTAAAG GTGTTCCAAACAGGATGTGCAGTCCCATGTGA
- the RSRP1 gene encoding arginine/serine-rich protein 1: MGVTREAGLSPQASPLEQDPCGGSPAGWSRSALVSHGKQHGGCPAAPSGTETGYCRMTIKTEPASENTCMEKTVVGKTDDMTNFMDDLTLSSPKKRESSFRSKRSCDRSSTRSSSRSSSSSRSSSSSSSSASSRSWSRSRSRSRSRARRNGSRRYRRYSRSYSRSRSRSRGYMRYRGRYHARHYRRYHRSPPRYRSRSRSWSRGRSYYRRSYSRSRSPSRGRRYYGFGRTIYPEAYRNWRSRSRTRSRSRSPLHLSEKDKRELLEIAKANAAKALGTDNIVLPASLKILTPSKEIKNEKQECEDPGESAEQPRRLAEDMTKSGMERATIQRSISFSPNNTMAKPVLQKPVSHVVKEPAVSPGREEDRKGSPYGQWVPVKKEEKKTFLNFSPRSAPLRAR, from the exons ATGGGGGTGACTCGCGAAGCGGGGCTGTCTCCTCAGGCGTCGCCGCTGGAGCAGGATCCGTGCGGGGGAAGCCCGGCCGGCTGGAGCCG AAGCGCCCTGGTGTCTCACGGGAAGCAGCACGGGGGGTGTCCGGCGGCTCCCAGCG GAACAGAGACCGGGTATTGCAGAATGACAATAAAAACAGAACCAGCTTCTGAAAATACCTGCATGGAGAAAACAGTGGTCGGGAAAACTGATGACATGACAAACTTCATGGATGACTTAACCCTCAGCTCACCGAAGAAAAGAGAGTCATCTTTCAGATCTAAGAGAAGTTGTGATAGGTCGTCAACAAGGTCATCTAGCAGATCCTCTAGCAGTTCACGGTCCAGTTCAAGTAGTTCCTCTTCAGCTTCATCCAGGAGCTGGAGCCGGTCCAGATCTAGATCAAGGTCACGGGCTAGAAGAAATGGTTCCCGAAGGTACAGAAGATACTCTCGCTCATATTCCAGAAGCCGGTCGAGATCACGTGGCTACATGAGGTACCGAGGAAGGTACCACGCCAGGCACTACAGGCGGTACCACCGCTCTCCTCCGAGGTACAGATCCCGCAGTAGGTCCTGGTCTCGTGGAAGATCGTATTACAGAAGGTCCTATTCGAGAAGCAGATCACCTTCAAGAGGCCGAAGATATTACGGATTTGGGCGAACAATATATCCTGAGGCTTACAGGAACTGGAGAAGCAGGTCACGAACAAGATCTCGGAGTAGGTCACCTCTGCATTTGAGTGaaaaag aCAAAAGGGAACTACTGGAAATTGCAAAAGCTAATGCTGCAAAAGCTCTGGGAACAGATAACATAGTCTTGCCAGCAAGCTTGAAGATCCTTACTCCTTCCAAAGAgataaaaaatgagaaacaagagTGTGAAGATCCTGGAGAGTCAGCTGAG CAACCCAGAAGACTAGCGGAAGACATGACCAAGAGTGGAATGGAGAGAGCAACCATACAGAGGAGCATTTCTTTCAGTCCTAAT aataCAATGGCAAAACCAGTACTACAGAAGCCAGTGAGCCATGTTGTTAAAGAACCGGCAGTTTCTCCGGGAAGAGAAGAGGACAGAAAGGGGAGTCCCTATGGGCAATGGGTTCCTGtcaagaaggaggaaaagaaaacatttttaaacttctcGCCTAGAAGCGCACCGTTGCGGGCACGCTAG
- the SYF2 gene encoding pre-mRNA-splicing factor SYF2: protein MAAAVSALGGLGDPGPDGGGSSGSEDEARPGTAAAAAAQKREERLRKFRELHMKRNEARKLNHQEVVEEDKRLKLPANWEAKKARLEWELKVEEKKKECAARGEDYERVKLLEISAEDAERWERKKKRKNPDLGFSDYAAAQLRQYQRLTRQIKPDLEQYEKLKEQYGEALYPTSDSLLHGTHVPSKEGVDRMVADLEKQIEKRDKYSRRRPYNDDADIDYINERNAKFNKKAERFYGKYTAEIKQNLERGTAV, encoded by the exons ATGGCGGCGGCGGTGTCGGCGCTGGGCGGTTTGGGGGATCCCGGTCCCGATGGCGGg GGCTCTTCGGGCTCGGAGGACGAGGCGAGGCCtggcacggcggcggcggcggcggcgcagaAGCGGGAGGAGCGGCTGCGCAAGTTCCGAGAGCTCCACATGAAGCGG AACGAGGCTCGGAAGCTGAATCACCAAGAAGTGGTGGAAGAAGACAAGCGACTGAAATTGCCAGCAAACTGGGAAGCCAAAAAAGCTCGGCTGGAGTGGGAGCTgaaggtggaggaaaaaaagaag GAATGTGCAGCGAGAGGAGAAGACTACGAGCGAGTTAAACTGCTAGAGATCAGCGCTGAGGATGCCGAgagatgggaaaggaaaaagaagaggaaaaatccaGATCTAGGATTTTCAG ATTACGCGGCTGCTCAGCTGCGCCAGTACCAGAGGTTAACCCGGCAGATCAAACCTGATCTGGAGCAGTACGAGAAGCTGAAAGAGCAATA TGGTGAAGCGCTTTATCCCACATCCGACAGTCTTCTCCACGGAACTCACGTGCCATCCAAGGAAGGGGTTGATAGAATGGTTGCAGATCTTGAGAAACA AATTGAAAAGCGTGATAAATACAGCCGAAGACGTCCTTACAACGACGATGCAGACATCGACTACATTAACGAGAGAAACGCCAAGTTCAACAAGAAGGCAGAGAGGTTCTACGGGAAGTACACAGCCGAGATCAAACAGAACTTGGAGAGAGGAACAGCCGTCTGA